The following coding sequences lie in one Peribacillus frigoritolerans genomic window:
- a CDS encoding YfmQ family protein encodes MTLPVLILTIILSLLKILVSCLPTDAVNWIISKFKIHSEISGGNAIVSFDGKRLEGEEKIQVINHFNNARFLKKNHIFPGNEQLFLHPEDSGTPLVIDTKKGKIDVKLFVYIYNDHVDVVNQYKKKLISYSLFSDSLQERSVPLISNLA; translated from the coding sequence TTGACATTGCCGGTTTTGATTTTGACAATTATCTTAAGTTTGTTAAAAATATTGGTTTCCTGTCTTCCAACCGATGCTGTTAATTGGATTATCAGCAAATTTAAAATACACTCAGAAATTAGTGGCGGGAATGCGATCGTATCCTTTGACGGAAAACGTTTGGAAGGTGAAGAAAAAATTCAAGTTATTAATCATTTTAATAACGCCAGATTTTTGAAGAAAAATCATATATTCCCGGGTAACGAGCAATTATTTTTACATCCAGAGGACAGTGGGACTCCATTAGTCATTGATACTAAAAAAGGCAAAATTGATGTTAAGTTATTTGTGTACATTTACAATGACCACGTGGATGTAGTTAATCAATACAAGAAGAAACTCATTTCTTATAGTCTGTTTTCCGATAGCCTTCAAGAACGTTCCGTGCCATTAATAAGTAACTTAGCTTAA
- a CDS encoding BA3454 family stress response protein, with translation MNINSFNFTAFEMFDYSSAMGIKEIGTTTSFNSESRKERCIMVKVTVTVDFQGKSYQTNVLTKPGTDHEVILQQALHQVEKQWKA, from the coding sequence TTGAATATTAATTCTTTCAATTTTACTGCTTTTGAAATGTTTGATTATTCTTCTGCCATGGGTATAAAAGAAATAGGTACAACCACCTCATTTAATTCTGAATCAAGAAAGGAAAGATGCATAATGGTAAAAGTTACAGTAACAGTTGATTTCCAAGGAAAATCTTATCAAACTAACGTCCTTACTAAACCGGGTACAGATCATGAAGTAATTTTACAACAAGCCCTTCATCAAGTTGAAAAGCAATGGAAAGCATAA